A stretch of DNA from Variovorax paradoxus:
AACCGCTTCGTCGTCGGTGGCGAGTACAGCGAAACGCGCTTCGGCAGCCAGCGCCGCTTCTCGAACAGCAGCCCCACCACCGCTGCGCAACTGCGCGTGCCGGTGTTCGACCCGTACACCGGCTACTTCGACGACAACCCTGCGCTGACCACCGGCGCGGGCAACCGCGCCGACACCTTCTCGCGCGTGAAGGTCGCCTCGGTCTTCGTGGAAGACGCGCTCAAGCCGATGCGCGACCTCACGCTGGTCGGCGGCCTGCGCCACGACCGCACCGAGGTCGACCGCCGCATCTGGGACCTGAACGCGGGCAGCGTCACGCGCTTCGGTGCGAGCTACCGCGCCACCTCGGGGCGCATCGGCGCGGTGTACGACCTGTCGCCGCAGTCGAGCCTGTACGCGCAGTACACCAACGCCACGCTGCCGGTGGGTTCGCTCTTCCTGCTGTCGGCGTCGAACGCCGCGTTCCCGATGTCGCGCGGCAAGCAGGCCGAGGTGGGTTTCAAGCAGAGCCTGCCCTCGGCCAACCTGGAGTGGACCGCGGCGCTGTACAAGATCGAACTCGACAACGTGCTTTCGCGCGATCCGAACAACGCAGCGACCACCGTGAACAACGGCCGCCAGTCGTCGCGCGGCCTCGAGCTGTCGGCCGTGTGGAAGCCCACACGCGAATGGACGCTGGCGGGCAACCTCGCGGCGCTCGATGCGCGCTTCGACACACTGGTCGAAGCCGGCAACGTCTCGCGCGTGGGCAAGACCCCGCCGAACGTGCCCGAGCGCATGGCCAACATCTTCGCCACCTACCGGCCCGATGGCTCGAAGTTCGAGTACTTCGCGTCGTTGAACCACACGGGGCCGATGTACACCGACAACGCCAACCAGATCCGCATCAACGGCTTCACGACGGTCGATGCGGCCGTGAGCTATCGCTTGAAGAATGCGCTGCTGAGTTTCCGCGTGCGCAACCTGACGGACCGGCTCTATGCAACGTGGACCGGCCGCGCCGCGAGCCAGGTGTTGCTGGCGCCGCGGCGGACCTTCGAGGTGTCGGCGAAGTTTGATTTTTGAAGGGCTGAGTGTTCAGGGCGGCGCTCCCGCCGACGGGGAGCCTTGCTCCGCGAATGTCCCCCGCCTTCGGCTCCTCCTTGATTTCGCTGCGCAAGGCACCCCATCGACGTGAGCGTTGGGCAGTGCAGTCGTCGATCGGCCGAACACCAGCGCAGTGCCCCGTGCGCAGGACACTGGGTGCTTCCCGCAGCGAAATCAAGGAGGAGGCCGAAGGCCGGGGGACATTCGCGGAGGGAAGTACCCGGTGGCCTGAGCACACGCCCTGAACACCCTCAATCAGCGCATCTGCAACCGCGCATCCTTCGGATACCCGATCGTGTAGTCCGCCGACACGCGTGCCGTCTGCCCCGCGTCGAGATCGAAGCGCCACATCGCCAGCCCCGGCTGCTTGTTCCACGCCTGGTCCACGGGTTGCGGCGAGAACCGCGTCGTCACCCGCACCTGCTCGTCGACCGACACCGGCGCGGCCTCGAACACCTGCACGGCGATCGGCGTGCGGTGGCGGTTCTCGACCACGTAGGCGCGCTGCACCTGGCGCTCGGCGCGCGAGCCCGCGAAGCCGCCCGAGCCCTGGTTGTCGCGCTCGGGCTCGACCTGCACGCGCACCAGTTCGTCACGACCGAACGAGAGCGTGAGCTTCGCGTCGCTCGGCGCGTTCCAGCGGCCCTGGCCGACGAAGTTGCCGTCGCGGTACAGCTGCATCGGGCCGGCCGGCCACACGCCCGTGGGCTGTGCCATTTCGGCGATCAGGAAGGCGCTCGGGTCTACGCGCGGGCTGGTGCGTGCGGCGAGCTGTGCCGTGTCTTCGTGCTGGCCCAGCGCCAGGGTCACACGCTGGCCGTTGGAAGGAATGTCAATGCTTTGCGGCACGGCAAATTCGGTGGCGAAGCTGTTGTCGAACACGCTCACGTCGAACAGCGGCTCGCGCACGCGCTCCATGGCCATCTTGCGATCGGCGGCGATGGGCGCCGGGGCGGCGGCCATCGGCGCGGCCATGTACGCCGCGTCGGCATTCGTGCGCGGCGGCGGCTCGATGCCGATGCGCCATGCGTTCGGCGTGCGCCCCGTGGTCTCGCGGCGCGGCTGACCGGTGGACAGCACCAGCTTCACGCCGCGCCAGTCTTCGCCCGTGGCCTGCGCCACCAGCGCCTGGCGCTCGATGCGCACCTTGCGCGTCGTGGTGTCGAGCAGCGCGCGGTAGCTCGGCGTCCAGCCCGGGCCGTTGACCTGGTAGCTGAGCTTCACGTCGGCGTCGGCACTCGCGGCCAGCGTGACGGTCACCGCCGTCACCTGCGCACCCTGGCCCTGCGTGCGGCCGCGCTCGGCCAGCAACGGCTTGAGCTGGCGGTCGAGGTCGGTCTGGCGGCGCTGGATCTGGTGCTGCTTGAGCAGCGCGTCCTGGCCCGAGCGGCGCATCGCATCGGTCACCGCTGTGAGGTTGCGCGCATCGATCGGTGCACGCGCGCCGGGGCCCGACTCGCTGCCCGACAGTCCTTTGAGATACCCCGTGACCATGCCCAGCGCATCGGTCTCGGCCTGCAGCGCGGCCTTCTGGCCTTCGAGTTCGCGGATGCGGCCGTCGAGCGCGCTGGTCGCGCAGTTCGCCGAGAGCTCGCGCGCCTCGCTGAGCACCGAGGTCTCGCCCACGCGCACCGCCGCGCCGGCCGATACCTGCAGGCTCTGCACGTCGAGCCCGGCTGGCAGGCAGGCAAAAGTGACTGAGCGGCTGCCCGCCGCGACGCGCGCCACGCGCTCCACCGTGGCACTGCCGGGGTACACCTTGACCTGGGTGATGCGCGAGGCATCGGCCTGCAGCTGCGCGTGGGCAGCGACGCCCGCGGCCAGCCAGAGGGCCGCGATCGCGGTGGCACGCAGGAGGGGACGGGCGGAGAACGGTGTGTGCATGGAAAGCCTTCCGGAAGAAAGTCAGTGACGAATCTCTGCTTCTACGGACGAGGCGGGCGAACGGGGTTAAGGCGTTGCCAAGTTTTTTTGATGACGCCGATGTGACGCGGGCGCGCTGCTGTCGCGCAGGCATCTGCCGGCGGCGAATCGGTCACCCAAGAGACGGCGCGCGGCGGTCCGGCTTTCTAGAGTGGGTCTCACTTTCCATCCACGTTCATCTTGAAAGGACACGCACCATGCTCGACACGATCCAGGCCATCAACCGTTCCGCCGCCTTCAACCGCTGGGCCGGCTTCGACGTCACGCAGGCCGCCGACGGGCAAGCCGAACTGCGCATGAAATGGCGCGAGGAAGACATGGGCCAGTACACCGGCTTCCTGCACGCGGGCATGATCGCCGCGCTGCTCGACACCGTGAGCGGCTTCGCGGCCGCCACCGTGGCAGGCCGCGTGCTGGCCTCGCACTTCTCGATCAACTGCATCTCGCCCGCGATCGGCGAAGCCTTCGTGGCGCGCGGGCGCGTGGTGAAGGCGGGGCGCAAGCAGGTGTTCGTCGGCGCCGAGCTTTATGCGCAGCCTGAGGGCCAGGGCGAAGACAAGCTCAAGCTCGTGGCGACGGCGAACGCCATCCTGGTGCCGGTGGACGAGGCGTCGACGACGCCGAAGCCGAAGCAGGCGACGTAGTCACCGCAGGCTCGGGCTTGCGCCTGAGCCCGAACAGCGGGCGCAACCAGCCGATGCGGCGGATCAGTCCGTCGGTCAGCAGCCAGCAGCCGGCGATCGTCACGGCGACCAGCGCCACGGGCTCCCACACCGGCCCCAGTGCGAGCGGGGCCAGCAGTGCAATCCCGGCGACGATCAACGTCTGGTGCAGCATGTACCAGGGGTAGACCGATTCGTTGGCCCAGCGCAGCCATGGCCACGGGCGGTTCAGGTAGCGATGGCCGTGGCCCAGGATCGTGGCGACCGCGAGCCACAGGTAGGCATTGCGCAGCACGTCCATCAGCAGCCCCTTGGACGGAACCAGGGCGCCGATGCGCAGCGCGATGAATGCGCCGATCGCCGCCACCGCCAGCAGCAGCGACACGCGGCGCAGCCGTTCGAGCTCGCGCCAGATGCCCGTGTCCATGCCCATCCAGTAGCCGTAGAGGAACACGGTGAAGTAGATGCTGTGCAGGTGGAAGTCCCACACCAGGTTGTGCGTGGCCGGGAAGTGCCGGGCCAACAGCACCGTCCACACCACGAGCGGCAGCGCGGGCAACACGAGCAGCTGCCAGCCCCGCAGCCCGTTGAAGCGCCGCCGCACCCACTGCCCGGCGGCCGAGCGCCACAGCGGCAGCGTCAGCGCGACCAGCGCCGTGTAGAGAAACAGGTAGGGCAGGTACCAGAGGTGGTTCCAGGTGATGCCGAACTCCGCCCCCGCGAACGCGCCCTTGGGCCACGGCGCGCCCATCGACAGGTAGCGCAGCAGGAAGGCGCCGAAGCCCGGCGCCACCAGCCCGCGCGCCACGCCTTCGGCATAGGCCTGGTAGGGCACGACCACCGCCATGCCGAACGCCAGCGGCAGCATCAACCGCAGGCCCCGGCTGCGCAGCAGGCCCCCCGTGCCCTGGCCTCGGCTCAGGAAGCCCAGCGACACGCCCGAGATCAGGAAGACCAGGTCCATGCGCCACAGGTTCAGCACTCGCATCGGCCACGGAAGCCACTCGGCCGCGTGCGGGCTCTTCAGGTGCCAGGGCCAGTCGGCCACGTAGTACATGCCCACGTGATAGAGGATGACGAGCAGGAAGGCGAGGGCGCGCAGGGCGTCGATGTCGTGGCGGCGCTGGGGCGTCGACATGGAAACGGAATCGGAATCGGAGGGCATGGCGGGCTCCCGGAATGAAGAAACGGCGCTCATCGTGGTCCCCCCACCCGCCCCATGGCCCCTCGCCGGGACGGATCGCCCCGGATTTGTGACGAGCGGTGGCCTTCCAGGGACGAAATCCGGCCCCGGTTCGCGAGAATCCCCGCATGAGCGAGCCGCGCAAGAACCTCTACGAGCGCTACGAACCGATCCGGCGGTATGTCGAAGTCGGCTTCTGGATCGTGCTGATGACGGTGCAGGCCGTGATCAGCACCGTGGTCGCGCTCATCGACGCCCGCAGCCGCGCCGTGCCGCGCGCGAACTGGGAGGTCGTGACCTGGGAGGTGTCGAGCCACGTCGCGCTGCTGGCGCTGGTGCCGGTGCTCGTGGCTGTGGAGCGCCGGCTGTCGCCGCTGGCGCGCGACCACTGGATGCGCTTTCTCGCCGGGCATCTGGTGGCGAGCGTGCTGCTGAGCCTGGCGCATGTGACCGCGATGTTCGGCCTGCGCGCCGCGGTGTATGCGGCCGCCGGCGAGCCCTACGACTTCGTCGGGGCCATGGGGCGCTGGGGCTACGAGTATCTGAAGGACGTGCGCGTCTACACCTCGATGGTCTTCGGCGTCTGGGCTTACCGGCTGTTCATGCTGCGGCTGCAGGGTGAGGCGCGCGTGCTCGATCCGCCGGAGGAGGGTGCGGGGCAGGTGCCCGAGACTTCGACGGAACCGGAGGGAGTCCAACCCTCGATGCAGGAGTTGCCCCCACTCACCGTGTCGCCGCCGACCCGCCCGGAACGCTTCCTCGTGCGCAAGCTGCGCCGCGAATTCCTCATCGCCGCCACCGACATCGACTGGCTGCAGGCCGAGGGCAACTATGTCGGCCTGCACGTCAACGGCCACGACTACCTGCTGCGTGCCACGCTCACCGACTTTTTGACCCAGCTCGACCCCGCCACCTTCGTGCGCGTGCACCGCAGCCACGCGGTGAACCTGGGCCGCATC
This window harbors:
- a CDS encoding DUF4139 domain-containing protein, giving the protein MHTPFSARPLLRATAIAALWLAAGVAAHAQLQADASRITQVKVYPGSATVERVARVAAGSRSVTFACLPAGLDVQSLQVSAGAAVRVGETSVLSEARELSANCATSALDGRIRELEGQKAALQAETDALGMVTGYLKGLSGSESGPGARAPIDARNLTAVTDAMRRSGQDALLKQHQIQRRQTDLDRQLKPLLAERGRTQGQGAQVTAVTVTLAASADADVKLSYQVNGPGWTPSYRALLDTTTRKVRIERQALVAQATGEDWRGVKLVLSTGQPRRETTGRTPNAWRIGIEPPPRTNADAAYMAAPMAAAPAPIAADRKMAMERVREPLFDVSVFDNSFATEFAVPQSIDIPSNGQRVTLALGQHEDTAQLAARTSPRVDPSAFLIAEMAQPTGVWPAGPMQLYRDGNFVGQGRWNAPSDAKLTLSFGRDELVRVQVEPERDNQGSGGFAGSRAERQVQRAYVVENRHRTPIAVQVFEAAPVSVDEQVRVTTRFSPQPVDQAWNKQPGLAMWRFDLDAGQTARVSADYTIGYPKDARLQMR
- a CDS encoding PaaI family thioesterase; translated protein: MLDTIQAINRSAAFNRWAGFDVTQAADGQAELRMKWREEDMGQYTGFLHAGMIAALLDTVSGFAAATVAGRVLASHFSINCISPAIGEAFVARGRVVKAGRKQVFVGAELYAQPEGQGEDKLKLVATANAILVPVDEASTTPKPKQAT
- a CDS encoding acyltransferase family protein; amino-acid sequence: MPSDSDSVSMSTPQRRHDIDALRALAFLLVILYHVGMYYVADWPWHLKSPHAAEWLPWPMRVLNLWRMDLVFLISGVSLGFLSRGQGTGGLLRSRGLRLMLPLAFGMAVVVPYQAYAEGVARGLVAPGFGAFLLRYLSMGAPWPKGAFAGAEFGITWNHLWYLPYLFLYTALVALTLPLWRSAAGQWVRRRFNGLRGWQLLVLPALPLVVWTVLLARHFPATHNLVWDFHLHSIYFTVFLYGYWMGMDTGIWRELERLRRVSLLLAVAAIGAFIALRIGALVPSKGLLMDVLRNAYLWLAVATILGHGHRYLNRPWPWLRWANESVYPWYMLHQTLIVAGIALLAPLALGPVWEPVALVAVTIAGCWLLTDGLIRRIGWLRPLFGLRRKPEPAVTTSPASASASSTPRPPAPGWRSPSPRA
- a CDS encoding LytTR family DNA-binding domain-containing protein; this translates as MSEPRKNLYERYEPIRRYVEVGFWIVLMTVQAVISTVVALIDARSRAVPRANWEVVTWEVSSHVALLALVPVLVAVERRLSPLARDHWMRFLAGHLVASVLLSLAHVTAMFGLRAAVYAAAGEPYDFVGAMGRWGYEYLKDVRVYTSMVFGVWAYRLFMLRLQGEARVLDPPEEGAGQVPETSTEPEGVQPSMQELPPLTVSPPTRPERFLVRKLRREFLIAATDIDWLQAEGNYVGLHVNGHDYLLRATLTDFLTQLDPATFVRVHRSHAVNLGRIKEIEPLDGGDARLHMHDGTTVPCSRRYRDALRGGAG